The genomic region CCCCTGTAAAAACCCCAGTGAAGTTGTCCTGAAGGAAGACAAGGTCAACTATTGGTTGGGGCAGGGTGCAACGCCTACGACGACGGTTGCCAACCTGATCAAGCGGGCGCAGTCTGCCGGTAATCAGGAATAGGCCGCTGTTCCTGAGGGGTGAGGGGTAAGGCTGGTGGTCCGGCGTCCCATCTCCGCAAGGGTGCCACGGTCCACGCTATCCTCAAGGGAGCCGGTTGGCCAGCTCCGAGAGATCAATGGAGGAAGAGCCATGCTGAAAGATTTGATCGAATATCTTGCCAAAGCCCTGGTTGATAATCCTGAAGAGGTGAAAGTCACCGAAGTCGAGGGTGAAAATGCTACCGTGATCGAGTTGTCGGTTGCCAAGAGTGATTTGGGCAAGGTCATCGGCCGACAAGGTAAAACAGCGCGAGCGATGCGAACGATCATGGGGGCAACCTCGGCGAAGTTGGGCAAGAAAACCATTTTAGAGATTGTTGAGTAATGGCTGATTCCTGGCTGGTGCTGGGAAAGATTGTCAAGTCCCATGGCCTGCGTGGTGATGTGAAGGTGGTGCTGCTGGGGGAATCGCTTGAAAATCTGACGCTTCCCGGGGTTCATCTGCGGCTTCCCGGCGGTCGTCTGGTGCCGGTCACCCTTGCCGGTGGACGACCGGTGAGCGGCGGCTATATTTTTCACCTCGATGGCTATGCTGATGTCAATGCAGTCCAATCCCTGATCCCGGCGGAAGTAGTTGTCAGGGCTGAGAATCTACCAACTTTGGCTGATGATGAGTATTATCATTTCCAACTGTTGGGGCTGACCGTCAAAGATACGGCTGGTACGGTTCTTGGTACGCTGGATGAAATAATGCAGACCGGAGCCCACGATGTCTACTGTATTCGTGGGCAGGCTGGTATGGCGGAGGTTCTTGTCCCGGCCGCCGCTCCGTTCATTGTCAGTATTGATCTTGAGGCAAGGTGCATGGTTGTTGATCTGCAGAATCTGCAGGAAGGTGAATAGCTCTGTCATGTTGCAGATCGATGTGGTGACGATCTTTCCCAGGATGTTCGATTCGCCGTTTGCCGAGAGCATGATCAGGCGGGCTATTGACCGGGGACTTCTTGACCTGAAGGTCCACAACCTCAGGGACTACTGTCATGATCGCCATCGGGTGGTGGACGATTACCCTTATGGGGGCGGGGCAGGGATGGTCATGCGGCCGGAGCCGGCAATCCGGGCTATTACAGCAATCAAGGGGAAGGGCGGCCCGGGAAAAGTCATCCTGACTTCACCTCAGGGAACGCAGCTGACCCAGAAGCTGGCCGGTGAGCTGGCCGGTGAAAGGCAACTGATTTTCTTCTGTGGCCACTATGAAGGCGTTGATGAGCGGATACGCGCTTTTGTGGATCAGGAGATCAGCATTGGCGATTATGTCCTGACTGGCGGCGAATTGCCGGCAATGGTGATAATTGACACTGTTGTGCGGTTGTTGCCCGGGGTGCTTGGTTCTGCCGATTCACTGGCCGAAGAGAGCTTTTCGCCGTTGCTGGAATATCCGCACTACACCCGGCCGGCTGACTATGATGGTTTGGTGGTCCCGGAGGTGTTGCGTTCTGGACACCATGAGCAGATCAGCCAATGGCGTCGCACGCAGGCTCTCTGGCGGACGTTTTGCCGCCGGCCGGATCTGCTGTCGACGGCACGGCTTTCAGCTGAGGAAATGGAGTTGGTTGCCCGCTGGGAAAGGGAACGGGAGAACGGCAAACAGTCGTGATGAATGGTTCTGTTTCCTTGGTGCTTCTCCACTACCCGGTTGTCGATAAGGCAGGCAACGAGATTACCTCGGCGGTAACCAATCTTGACCTCCATGATCTGGCCAGGATATCATGCACATATGGTGCCGGTGAGGTGTGGATTGTCACGCCGATTCCTGAGCAGCAGCAGTTGGTCAGAGACATTGTCACCCATTGGACGGATGGCCATGGAGGCCGCCATAATCCTGATCGACGCCTGGCATTGTCTTGCATCAGGTTGGCGCACAGCCTTGGTGAGGTTGTCGAGAGCGTGGCGAAGCAGACTGATGGCGAGGTCTTTACGGTAGCCACCAGTGCGAAGAAAATCGGGACAACCATAAGTTTTGCCGGCCTGCGCCAACTTTTGGAAAGGCAAGCCGGACGGTATCTGCTGTTGCTGGGCACCTCCTGGGGGATCAGCGGCCGATTGCTGGCAACCGTGGATTATCTTTTGGAACCGATTGAGCCGGATAGAGGGTACAACCACCTGCCGGTCAGGGCTGCCGCAGCGATTATGTTTGACCGACTGCTGGCCAGACGACCGGAGAGCAGGTAGAGCATAACATCATCAGGCGTGATGTAGCTTGTTGTTATAATGTTGCACGTGGATCATGTTGTTTTATCAGCCAGTCTTGACTGGTGGACATGTTGTGAGGAAAGGTTAGCATAATGAATCAGATAGCACAGATTGAACAGGATTTTTTGCGGTTGGATATCCCACCGTTCAAAGCTGGTGATACGGTGAAGGTACACGTTAAGATTCGTGAGGGAGAAAAGGAAAGAATCCAGGTCTTCCAGGGGTTTGTCCTCCGCCGTCAGGGTGAATCAAATCGTGAAACCTTTACCGTCCGCAAAGTTTCCGGCGGCATTGGAGTTGAACGGACGTTCCCGATGCATTCTCCCATGATTGATCGGCTTGAACTGGTATCGCGTGGTCGGGTACGACGGGCAAAACTGTACTACATGCGGAAACTGCAAGGCAAAGCTGCTCGAATCAGAACCATCAGGTAGCTTCTTTTGCTTGCCGGCCTGCCTCTCGAAGTTGCTGTTTGCCGTTTATTGCTCTTTTCGTACCAGGGTGGTGTAGAGAGACGATGACTGCCTCACTAAGGGGACTTCAGAGGTGTTTCAACCATCTCGGTTACCCTTTGGTGGCCGGGGTTGATGAGGTGGGGCGTGGTCCGCTGGCCGGGCCGGTGGTGGCAGCTGCGGTGGTATTGCCGGCAGCAACGACATTAGCTGGGGTTAAAGATTCAAAAGCTCTTTCCTTCACACGGAGGGAGGAGCTTTTTCATATGATCGTCAGCAATGCGATTACCTATGGTATCGGGGTGGTCGGTGCCGTTGATATTGACCGCCTGAATATCCTTCAGGCGACCTTTCTGGCCATGGGCAGGGCGGTCAGCCGGATGCACCTGTATCCGGATCTGGTGGTGGTCGATGGCTGTCAGCGGCTCCCTTTGTCTTTGTGCCAGTATGCTTTGGTGAAAGGTGATGCCCGTTGCCAGGCTGTTGCTGCCGCCTCCATCCTTGCCAAAGTTGTTCGTGACCGGATCATGGCCTACTATCACCGCTGCTACCCTGAATATGGTTTTGACCGGCATAAGGGGTATGGCACTGTTGCACACCGCCAGGCAGTGGGAGTGTGGGGGCTTTCCCCGGTTCACCGCCGAACGTTTAAAGTGAAGCCATGAAGAAGATCAGGTCTAAACCGGCGGGGGCAAACCAGCGGTTGGGACAATGGGGAGAGGGGCTGGCGGCAGTCTATCTTGAAGAACGGGGGCTGCGGATTGTGGAGCGGAACTTCCGATGTCCCTTAGGTGAAATTGACCTCATTGCCCAGGATGGCGACTGTCTGGTATTCTGTGAAGTGAAAACCAGACGGTCGACGGCCTTTGGCCAGCCACAGGAAGCAGTGGCGCTTGCCAAGCAGAGAAAAATTATCCGTAGTGCCACGTGGTATATTGCTGCGCGGCAATGGAGTACAGATGTTCGGTTCGATGTGGTGGCAATCAGCAAACCAACAGCTGGCGAGCCGGTGATTGAGTGGCTGCCGGCCGCTTTTTTTATATCCTGACAGGGGAGTGATGAATGGCAGACCAGCAGGGAAAAAAAGGACAGCGTCTAGAGGATGAAAACCTTCTTCCTGATCAGGTTGATGACGAACAATGGATGCCGTCCCTGCTGGCGGAAGTTGACGAGGAGTTGGGGCAGGTTACCGAGCAGCTGCAGGAATCCTATGCAAAGCTGGCTGCCGCCCTGGATCAGCTAGAGGGGGAGATTGCCGCGGCCCTTGAGGATGGTGATGAGATGAAGTATGAAGCGGGCCAGTTGAAAAAACATATGGTGTTAGCCCGGCTGCGGGAAATCGAGGCACTGAAAATTTTTTAAGGCAGGCATGGATAAGATAGCGAAATTTCTTTTTGAAGT from Candidatus Anaeroferrophillus wilburensis harbors:
- a CDS encoding ribonuclease HII — protein: MTASLRGLQRCFNHLGYPLVAGVDEVGRGPLAGPVVAAAVVLPAATTLAGVKDSKALSFTRREELFHMIVSNAITYGIGVVGAVDIDRLNILQATFLAMGRAVSRMHLYPDLVVVDGCQRLPLSLCQYALVKGDARCQAVAAASILAKVVRDRIMAYYHRCYPEYGFDRHKGYGTVAHRQAVGVWGLSPVHRRTFKVKP
- a CDS encoding KH domain-containing protein, which translates into the protein MLKDLIEYLAKALVDNPEEVKVTEVEGENATVIELSVAKSDLGKVIGRQGKTARAMRTIMGATSAKLGKKTILEIVE
- a CDS encoding RNA methyltransferase is translated as MNGSVSLVLLHYPVVDKAGNEITSAVTNLDLHDLARISCTYGAGEVWIVTPIPEQQQLVRDIVTHWTDGHGGRHNPDRRLALSCIRLAHSLGEVVESVAKQTDGEVFTVATSAKKIGTTISFAGLRQLLERQAGRYLLLLGTSWGISGRLLATVDYLLEPIEPDRGYNHLPVRAAAAIMFDRLLARRPESR
- the rimM gene encoding 16S rRNA processing protein RimM, with translation MADSWLVLGKIVKSHGLRGDVKVVLLGESLENLTLPGVHLRLPGGRLVPVTLAGGRPVSGGYIFHLDGYADVNAVQSLIPAEVVVRAENLPTLADDEYYHFQLLGLTVKDTAGTVLGTLDEIMQTGAHDVYCIRGQAGMAEVLVPAAAPFIVSIDLEARCMVVDLQNLQEGE
- the rpsP gene encoding 30S ribosomal protein S16, with the protein product MAVRIRLTRKGAKKKPFYRIVVADSQAPRDGRFIEVVGTYDPCKNPSEVVLKEDKVNYWLGQGATPTTTVANLIKRAQSAGNQE
- the rplS gene encoding 50S ribosomal protein L19, which gives rise to MMNQIAQIEQDFLRLDIPPFKAGDTVKVHVKIREGEKERIQVFQGFVLRRQGESNRETFTVRKVSGGIGVERTFPMHSPMIDRLELVSRGRVRRAKLYYMRKLQGKAARIRTIR
- a CDS encoding YraN family protein, whose protein sequence is MKKIRSKPAGANQRLGQWGEGLAAVYLEERGLRIVERNFRCPLGEIDLIAQDGDCLVFCEVKTRRSTAFGQPQEAVALAKQRKIIRSATWYIAARQWSTDVRFDVVAISKPTAGEPVIEWLPAAFFIS
- the trmD gene encoding tRNA (guanosine(37)-N1)-methyltransferase TrmD; amino-acid sequence: MLQIDVVTIFPRMFDSPFAESMIRRAIDRGLLDLKVHNLRDYCHDRHRVVDDYPYGGGAGMVMRPEPAIRAITAIKGKGGPGKVILTSPQGTQLTQKLAGELAGERQLIFFCGHYEGVDERIRAFVDQEISIGDYVLTGGELPAMVIIDTVVRLLPGVLGSADSLAEESFSPLLEYPHYTRPADYDGLVVPEVLRSGHHEQISQWRRTQALWRTFCRRPDLLSTARLSAEEMELVARWERERENGKQS